CGATCGGTTGGGTTGACCGACTCGAAGCCCTTATCGTCCCCGGACTCGTCACAGCCTTCGGCATCTTCTGGATGCGACAGCACATCACTGCGACCATCTCCGATGAACTCATCCAGGCTGCCAAGGTGGATGGCGCCAACTCGTGGCAGACCTTCTGGCAGATTGTCTTCCCGGTGGTGAAGCCGGCGGCCTTCGTGCTAGCTCTCTTCGGCTTCGTGGGAGCATGGAACGACTTCATGTGGCCGTTCATTGTCCTCAAATCCCCGGAGATGTTCACCATCCAGATCGCGCTGCGACTTCTGCAGTCCAACCGGTTCATCGATGTGGGACTTGCCACAGCCGGATCGTTCTTTGCCACCCTCCCGTTGCTCATCGTCTTTGCGTTCGTCGGCAAGAGGCTAGTCGCGGGGATCATGGATGGCGCATTCAAGGGCTGAACTGGCCCACTACCTCAGGAACATCATGACCACCGCAAATTCGGCTCAATCCATGCTGGAGTCGGCGCCTTGGCGCGATCCGTCCCGCCCCATCCCTGAGCGGGTCGAGCTCCTACTTGGGCGGCTCACCCTCGCCGAGAAGATCGGGCAGCTCGGGTCCGTGTGGCCACAGCCACCTGTCGAGGGCTGGATCGAGGGTGGAAACGTTGCCCCCATGCAGGACCAGTTCTCAGACGCTGATCTGCCCCACTCAGATCGCATCGCGCATGGGCTGGGACACATCACTCGTGCCTACGGAACGCGACCGGTATCCCCGGCCCTTGGTGCGCGGCTTCTCGAGCAACTGCAGCGCGAGGTTGTCTCGGCCAACAGGTTTGGTATTCCGGCCATCGCGCACGAGGAATGCCTGACAGGGTTTGCGGCATATGGAGCCACGGTTTATCCTGCGCCGTTGGCGTGGGCGGCAGCCTTCGATCCGGACACAGTCCTGGAGATGGCTTCAGCCATCGCCGAAGACCTGCGCGGCGTCGGGGTCCACCATGGGCTCGCTCCTGTGCTCGACGTTGTGCGGGACTACCGCTGGGGAAGGGTCGAAGAGACGTTGGGGGAGGACCCCTACCTTGTGTCGTCGCTGGCCGTCCCCTATGTCAAGGGCCTGGAACAGGGCGGGATCATCGCCACCCTCAAACACTTCGCTGGCTACTCAGCGTCGCGGGGCGGACGCAACCACGCGCCGGTCTCTGTTGGCGGCCGCGAGCTCGCCGACGTGTTCCTCCCACCCTTCGAGGCGGCACTCGTTGAGGGCGGTGCCCGGTCGGTGATGAACAGCTACACCGATGTCGACGGCGTCCCGGTTGCGGCAAGCAGCGAACTGCTGACGGACCTCCTTCGAGATACCTGGGGATTCGAGGGGACAGTCGTCTCGGACTACTGGGCGGTGCCATTCCTGCGTTCGATGCACGCCACCGTTGCCGATGACGCTGCCGCCGGCGTTGCGGCGCTGCGTGCAGGCATCGATGTCGAACTGCCGTATACCGTTGCGTATTCGCAGGAGCTGACAGAAGCAGTGGAAACGGGGCAACTGCCGATACCGGTGGTGGACAATGCGGTCCGCAGGGTGCTGACACAGAAGATCGAGGCTGGGCTGCTTGACCGTGGGGTGGATCTGGTGCC
The DNA window shown above is from Tessaracoccus defluvii and carries:
- a CDS encoding carbohydrate ABC transporter permease, which produces MSIHKAGPDSKGRHRRVNRVRWWTYLGLIIAVAMCAFPLYWMFVIASSPAGSAAQRPPRMVPGLRLGEMFTFVVSTVPFMRALLNSAVVSLLVGAGQAFLAAMAGYAFAKLRFPGRNTLFIVVVLTMTVPTQLSIIPQYMIISSIGWVDRLEALIVPGLVTAFGIFWMRQHITATISDELIQAAKVDGANSWQTFWQIVFPVVKPAAFVLALFGFVGAWNDFMWPFIVLKSPEMFTIQIALRLLQSNRFIDVGLATAGSFFATLPLLIVFAFVGKRLVAGIMDGAFKG